A window of Phyllobacterium sp. T1293 contains these coding sequences:
- a CDS encoding glucokinase: protein MVTSADTDCIMKFPILVGDIGGTNARFAILVDAYAEPKEFPIIQTADFETIDEAIQTGILDHTSIQPRSAVLAIAGPVEGDEIDLTNCAWVVKPRKMMETLGLSDITVLNDFEAQALAVVSLEPKHLEKLGGGDGDPHGSRAVLGPGTGLGVAGMVRSRNSWVPVPGEGGHVDMGPRTARDLELFPHIEHIEGRISGEQLLCGRGLQNIYRAICKVAGTQAKLQTPADITAAGLSGESAEAKETLSLFVTYLGRLAGDFALTFMARGGVYLAGGIVQKIVAPLKDPAFREAFEDKAPHRQILSETPVYIITHPLAALSGLSAFSRTPSRFGIATEGRRWRKD from the coding sequence ATGGTTACTTCAGCAGACACCGATTGCATCATGAAATTCCCGATTCTGGTGGGGGATATCGGTGGCACCAATGCGCGCTTCGCCATTCTTGTCGATGCCTATGCGGAACCAAAAGAGTTTCCCATCATCCAGACGGCAGACTTCGAAACCATCGACGAAGCGATCCAGACCGGCATTCTCGACCACACATCCATTCAACCGCGCTCCGCAGTGCTTGCCATTGCCGGTCCCGTGGAAGGTGACGAGATCGACCTGACCAACTGCGCCTGGGTCGTCAAACCCCGCAAGATGATGGAAACGCTCGGTCTTTCCGACATTACCGTTCTTAATGATTTCGAGGCGCAGGCGCTCGCTGTGGTCTCGCTAGAGCCAAAGCATCTGGAAAAACTCGGTGGCGGTGACGGCGATCCCCATGGCAGCCGCGCGGTTCTCGGACCCGGCACCGGCCTTGGCGTTGCGGGCATGGTTCGCTCACGCAACAGCTGGGTTCCCGTTCCCGGCGAAGGTGGCCATGTGGATATGGGCCCGCGCACGGCGCGCGACCTCGAACTCTTCCCGCATATTGAGCACATTGAAGGGCGCATTTCCGGCGAACAGCTTTTGTGCGGGCGCGGGCTGCAAAACATCTATCGCGCCATCTGCAAGGTTGCAGGCACGCAAGCCAAATTGCAGACACCCGCCGATATCACAGCTGCGGGCCTTTCCGGTGAATCAGCAGAAGCCAAGGAAACCCTGTCACTGTTCGTGACCTATCTTGGTCGTCTTGCCGGTGATTTCGCGCTGACATTCATGGCGCGCGGCGGTGTTTATCTTGCGGGCGGCATTGTCCAGAAGATCGTCGCGCCACTGAAAGATCCGGCTTTCCGCGAAGCCTTTGAAGACAAGGCGCCACACCGCCAGATCTTAAGCGAGACACCTGTTTACATCATTACCCACCCTCTCGCGGCGCTCAGTGGATTGTCGGCGTTCTCACGCACGCCCAGCCGGTTTGGCATAGCCACCGAGGGACGGCGCTGGCGCAAAGATTAG
- a CDS encoding SDR family oxidoreductase, whose product MRIFLFGAGYSARAFARMMVDKADFIGGTTRDSDKFAALKREGITPFLFQGTHASQEIISALEDVTHIVISTSPGQTGDPVYAQFGDTIRSAMPKLKWIGYLSTVGVYGDYGGAWVDETTPCHPVSARSVERVDAEQDWQKLADEHKVPLAILRLGGIYGPGRNAFVNLANGTARRLNKAGQVFNRIHVDDIAGALRFLAERNEAGVFNVTDDEPAPPQDVVAYAAELMGVEAPAESQFETAELTPMARSFYGENKRVSNARLKKLGFAFRYPDYGTAFSMMWRDGSWR is encoded by the coding sequence ATGCGGATTTTTCTCTTCGGGGCCGGTTATTCAGCCCGCGCTTTCGCCCGGATGATGGTCGATAAAGCAGACTTCATTGGCGGAACCACGCGCGACAGCGACAAATTTGCGGCACTCAAACGGGAGGGTATTACGCCGTTCCTGTTTCAGGGCACCCATGCATCACAGGAAATCATCAGTGCGCTTGAGGACGTGACCCACATCGTCATCTCCACCTCGCCCGGACAAACAGGTGATCCCGTTTACGCACAGTTCGGCGACACAATCCGCTCCGCCATGCCGAAACTGAAATGGATCGGATATCTTTCCACCGTCGGCGTTTATGGTGATTATGGTGGCGCCTGGGTTGATGAAACCACACCATGCCATCCGGTTTCGGCGCGTTCGGTCGAGCGGGTCGATGCCGAGCAGGACTGGCAGAAACTGGCCGATGAACACAAGGTGCCACTGGCAATCCTCAGGCTCGGTGGCATTTATGGGCCGGGCCGCAATGCATTCGTCAATCTTGCCAATGGCACCGCACGCCGCCTGAACAAGGCGGGGCAGGTATTCAACCGCATTCACGTCGACGATATTGCCGGAGCCCTGCGCTTTCTGGCAGAGCGCAACGAGGCTGGTGTGTTCAATGTTACCGATGACGAGCCAGCGCCCCCGCAGGATGTCGTCGCCTATGCCGCGGAGTTGATGGGTGTTGAAGCGCCAGCCGAATCCCAATTCGAAACGGCAGAACTCACACCCATGGCGCGCTCGTTCTATGGTGAGAACAAGCGCGTTTCCAATGCACGCCTCAAGAAACTTGGCTTTGCCTTTCGCTATCCTGATTACGGAACAGCTTTTTCCATGATGTGGCGCGACGGAAGCTGGCGCTAG
- a CDS encoding tagatose kinase — translation MPPSSLAPESLGPTITIGEILVEIMATTTGNGFLDAQPLIGPFPSGAPAIFIDQVAKLGAQAGIIATVGKDDFGQLNIERLRKDGADVSAITISPDYPTGSAFVRYANDGTRDFVYNIARSAAGEISLTDAAKALIARAGHLHVMGSALSIPAVWPIVEYALHDIKQRGGTLSLDPNMRKELAAGRETGRQFAALLQATDLLLPSGDELFVASPAASENEAIDALLSSGISEIVLKRGQDGSTLYTKTGPVHRPAFLVDEIDPTGAGDCFGATYLTCRRIGHSAVQALDYANAAGARNVTHRGPMEGTSTFHELDQFMASTPRK, via the coding sequence ATGCCCCCTTCTTCCCTGGCTCCGGAAAGCCTTGGCCCGACCATCACCATTGGTGAAATCCTCGTCGAGATCATGGCCACCACAACAGGCAATGGCTTTCTCGATGCGCAGCCGCTGATTGGGCCTTTTCCCAGTGGTGCGCCGGCTATCTTTATCGATCAGGTGGCCAAATTGGGGGCTCAGGCAGGTATCATTGCCACCGTTGGCAAGGATGATTTCGGCCAGTTGAATATTGAACGTTTGCGCAAGGATGGCGCCGACGTCTCGGCCATTACCATCAGCCCCGATTATCCGACGGGGAGCGCCTTTGTGCGCTATGCAAACGATGGAACACGGGATTTCGTTTATAATATCGCCCGCAGTGCTGCCGGTGAAATCAGCCTAACGGATGCCGCCAAAGCTCTGATTGCGCGCGCCGGCCATCTGCATGTCATGGGTTCGGCTCTCTCGATCCCGGCCGTATGGCCCATCGTCGAATACGCCCTGCACGACATCAAGCAGCGTGGCGGAACACTCTCGCTTGATCCCAATATGCGCAAGGAACTGGCCGCTGGCAGAGAAACGGGACGCCAGTTCGCCGCTCTTCTACAGGCAACAGACCTGCTTCTGCCATCCGGAGATGAACTCTTTGTTGCCAGCCCGGCTGCATCCGAAAATGAAGCCATCGACGCGCTTCTTTCGTCAGGTATTTCCGAGATTGTCCTGAAGCGGGGACAGGACGGTTCCACGCTCTATACAAAAACTGGCCCTGTTCATCGTCCGGCTTTCCTTGTCGATGAAATCGATCCGACCGGCGCGGGCGATTGCTTTGGCGCCACCTACCTTACATGCCGTCGTATTGGCCACTCAGCCGTACAGGCGCTCGACTATGCCAATGCGGCCGGAGCGCGCAACGTTACCCATCGCGGCCCCATGGAAGGCACATCGACTTTTCATGAACTTGACCAGTTCATGGCTTCGACACCAAGGAAATAA
- the queG gene encoding tRNA epoxyqueuosine(34) reductase QueG, whose amino-acid sequence MLPADAKAATRSGPKAQPQRLKQFIVEEAKAAGFDLVAITRPDAIPLAEERLRQYLEKGRHASMAWMAETAERRASPENLWPDVRSVIVLAMNYGPDSNPLEILSKKDKAAISVYAQNRDYHDIIKGKLKGVASRLASRMAGESVKVFVDTAPVMEKPLAEAAGLGWQGKHTNLVSRTHGSWLFLGTIFTTAELEADTREADHCGSCRACLDACPTNAFPAPYQLDARRCISYLTIEHKEPIALEFRKAMGNRIYGCDDCLAVCPWNKFAETAREAKLQARDDLKAPDLATFLTLDDATFRGLFSGSPIKRIGRDRFMRNVLIACGNSGQANLSALIEQHLDDPAPVVRGAAIWALGELVDAQHFATLQIRYAAQETDADVLTEWRNAGKKQ is encoded by the coding sequence ATGCTGCCCGCGGATGCAAAAGCCGCGACACGTTCAGGGCCAAAAGCGCAGCCACAGCGGCTGAAACAATTCATAGTTGAAGAGGCCAAGGCAGCGGGCTTTGATCTGGTTGCGATCACACGGCCCGATGCCATTCCATTGGCCGAGGAACGGTTACGCCAATATCTGGAAAAAGGCCGCCACGCCTCCATGGCCTGGATGGCGGAAACGGCGGAACGCCGCGCAAGTCCTGAAAATCTGTGGCCGGATGTGCGCTCGGTCATTGTTCTGGCAATGAATTACGGCCCGGATAGCAACCCGCTTGAAATCCTAAGCAAGAAAGACAAGGCAGCGATCTCCGTCTATGCGCAAAACCGGGACTATCACGATATCATAAAGGGCAAGCTGAAAGGCGTTGCCAGCCGTCTTGCTTCACGTATGGCGGGCGAGAGTGTCAAAGTGTTTGTCGATACAGCGCCCGTGATGGAAAAGCCGCTCGCGGAAGCTGCGGGGTTGGGCTGGCAGGGCAAGCACACCAATCTCGTCAGCCGGACCCATGGCTCCTGGCTGTTTCTTGGCACGATTTTTACCACAGCAGAACTCGAAGCTGACACGCGAGAGGCCGATCATTGCGGCTCCTGCCGGGCCTGTCTGGATGCTTGTCCCACCAACGCTTTTCCCGCCCCCTATCAGCTTGATGCGCGGCGTTGTATTTCGTACCTGACCATCGAGCACAAGGAGCCAATCGCCCTGGAATTCCGCAAGGCGATGGGCAACCGCATCTATGGATGCGACGATTGCCTTGCGGTCTGTCCATGGAACAAATTTGCCGAGACTGCGCGGGAAGCAAAACTGCAGGCACGGGATGATCTGAAGGCGCCTGATCTCGCAACATTCCTGACGTTGGATGACGCAACCTTTCGCGGCCTGTTTTCCGGTTCGCCGATCAAGCGCATCGGAAGAGACCGCTTTATGCGCAACGTGCTGATCGCCTGTGGCAATTCGGGACAAGCGAATTTGAGCGCGCTCATCGAACAGCACCTCGACGATCCTGCGCCGGTGGTGCGGGGCGCCGCTATCTGGGCATTGGGGGAGCTTGTCGATGCTCAGCATTTTGCTACTCTGCAAATACGCTATGCTGCACAGGAAACTGATGCTGATGTACTGACTGAATGGCGCAATGCAGGAAAGAAACAATGA
- the mepA gene encoding penicillin-insensitive murein endopeptidase, with product MRLALTALLSFSGVANVFAEDGPAKQLFGGVALPSLGSPQSTGFYAKGCLAGGVALPVDGPTWQVMRLSRNRNWGHPRMIALLERLSRDAAAKDGWPGLLVGDISQPRGGPMLTGHASHQVGLDADIWLTPMPKARFNNDQREKVEAKSMLKGDTLYVDPDKWTPAHAALLKRAASYAEVERIFVHPGIKKKLCETVQGDRSWMAKIRPYWGHFYHFHVRIKCQPGSPNCKPQEPIGTSDGCDKSLAWWFTDEPWRKAPPSTKPVKPKVMMLSDLPKLCAQILDAPGPQSRDQVTYGLGAKTNFDSDVPADVPDEPVAVPRPKARVKTN from the coding sequence ATGCGTCTTGCACTTACAGCGCTCCTGTCTTTTTCCGGAGTGGCGAATGTATTTGCTGAGGATGGACCGGCCAAACAGCTGTTTGGGGGCGTCGCGCTGCCATCGCTTGGTTCGCCGCAATCGACAGGTTTTTACGCCAAGGGTTGTCTTGCCGGGGGTGTCGCCCTGCCCGTTGACGGTCCGACCTGGCAGGTGATGCGGCTGTCACGCAATCGCAATTGGGGTCATCCCCGTATGATTGCCCTTCTGGAGCGATTATCCCGCGATGCCGCCGCCAAGGATGGCTGGCCGGGACTGCTGGTGGGGGATATTTCGCAGCCACGCGGCGGCCCGATGCTGACTGGCCACGCCTCGCATCAGGTCGGCCTTGATGCTGATATCTGGCTCACCCCCATGCCCAAAGCCCGCTTCAACAATGATCAGCGCGAAAAAGTCGAAGCCAAATCCATGCTGAAGGGCGACACACTTTATGTCGACCCGGACAAGTGGACGCCTGCGCATGCGGCTCTTCTGAAACGTGCCGCAAGCTATGCCGAAGTGGAGCGCATCTTCGTTCACCCGGGCATCAAGAAAAAACTCTGCGAGACGGTGCAGGGCGATCGCAGCTGGATGGCAAAAATCCGCCCCTACTGGGGTCATTTCTACCACTTCCATGTCCGCATCAAATGCCAGCCCGGCTCACCCAATTGCAAGCCGCAGGAACCAATCGGCACATCCGATGGTTGTGACAAGTCGCTGGCCTGGTGGTTCACCGATGAGCCATGGCGCAAGGCGCCCCCATCGACCAAGCCAGTCAAGCCGAAGGTGATGATGCTGTCAGACCTGCCGAAGCTTTGTGCGCAGATACTGGATGCACCCGGCCCGCAGTCGCGAGATCAGGTTACCTATGGTCTGGGCGCAAAGACCAATTTTGACAGCGATGTCCCGGCTGATGTGCCGGATGAACCCGTCGCGGTTCCCCGGCCAAAGGCACGCGTGAAGACAAACTAA
- a CDS encoding glutathione S-transferase family protein, whose amino-acid sequence MLTLFHHPMSTGSRYARLILNEYDIEVELIEENSWSRRKEFLALNPAGTLPVLLAEGDVPVAGATVISEYIDETRGALKRSRRLFPEDSLNRAEVRRLVDWFLIKFENEVTRHMARERIFKLHMTAEQGGGAPDSTAIRAARANITQHMKYIDWLTATRNWLAGPTPSYADMAAAASISILDYLGEIKWAEYKAARDWYTRMKSRPSFRPLLSDRVRGLPPSSHYGDLDF is encoded by the coding sequence ATGTTGACGCTTTTTCATCATCCGATGTCCACCGGTTCGCGCTATGCCCGGCTTATCCTCAACGAATATGATATTGAAGTTGAGCTGATCGAGGAAAACAGCTGGTCGAGGCGCAAGGAATTTCTGGCGCTCAACCCTGCTGGAACGCTGCCTGTTCTTCTGGCGGAAGGCGACGTTCCCGTTGCCGGCGCAACGGTGATATCAGAATATATTGACGAAACGCGCGGCGCGTTAAAACGCAGCCGCCGGCTGTTTCCCGAGGATTCGCTGAACCGCGCGGAAGTGCGCCGTCTGGTGGACTGGTTTCTCATAAAATTTGAGAATGAAGTCACCCGCCACATGGCGCGTGAGCGCATTTTCAAACTGCACATGACCGCCGAACAGGGCGGCGGCGCACCTGATTCCACCGCTATTCGTGCCGCACGGGCAAACATTACCCAGCACATGAAATATATCGACTGGCTGACCGCCACGCGGAACTGGCTGGCGGGGCCGACACCAAGCTATGCGGATATGGCAGCGGCCGCCTCGATTTCCATCCTCGATTATCTCGGTGAGATAAAGTGGGCCGAATACAAGGCCGCACGGGATTGGTACACGCGGATGAAATCGCGCCCATCGTTCCGGCCGCTGCTGTCTGATCGCGTGCGCGGCCTGCCACCATCATCGCATTATGGCGATCTGGATTTCTGA
- a CDS encoding zinc-dependent alcohol dehydrogenase family protein, producing the protein MKAVVFEQFGQAPSIQNVADPAPASTGVVIKVEATGLCRSDWHGWMGHDPDIQLPHVPGHELAGTVQAIGKHVTQWKIGDRVTVPFVGGCGHCFECNSGNHQVCEQQFQPGFTAWGSFAEYVAVDFADTNLVGLPETLDFPTAASLGCRFVTSFRAVVDQAKIKPGEWVAVHGCGGVGLSAIMIATAMGANVIAVDLTEEKLAFARELGAVATVNGSGQKDIVGAVKEITKGGAHVSIDALGHPSTCFNSIANLRRRGRHVQVGLMLGDHARAPIPMDKVIAYELEILGSHGMQAFRYKALMDMLEHGKLAPQKLIGKRIALDEAPAALMAMDRFEGTGISVVTSF; encoded by the coding sequence ATGAAAGCAGTAGTCTTCGAACAATTTGGCCAGGCTCCGTCGATACAGAATGTGGCCGATCCGGCACCGGCATCCACGGGTGTGGTTATCAAGGTCGAGGCAACGGGCCTATGCCGTAGTGACTGGCATGGCTGGATGGGGCACGATCCCGATATCCAGCTGCCGCATGTGCCCGGACATGAGCTTGCCGGAACAGTTCAGGCCATTGGCAAGCATGTCACCCAGTGGAAAATTGGCGACCGGGTTACTGTGCCTTTCGTCGGCGGATGCGGCCATTGTTTCGAGTGCAATTCCGGCAATCATCAGGTCTGCGAGCAACAGTTCCAGCCGGGCTTTACCGCTTGGGGCTCTTTTGCCGAATATGTCGCGGTGGATTTCGCCGATACAAATCTGGTTGGTTTACCCGAAACATTGGATTTTCCCACAGCCGCCAGCCTTGGCTGCCGGTTTGTCACGTCATTCCGGGCTGTCGTCGATCAGGCCAAGATTAAACCCGGCGAGTGGGTTGCGGTGCATGGTTGTGGCGGCGTCGGCCTATCCGCCATCATGATCGCGACCGCCATGGGTGCGAATGTCATCGCGGTGGATTTGACCGAAGAAAAACTCGCTTTTGCCCGGGAGCTTGGTGCCGTAGCAACGGTCAATGGCTCGGGGCAGAAAGATATCGTCGGTGCCGTCAAGGAGATCACCAAAGGCGGGGCACATGTGTCAATTGATGCACTGGGTCATCCCTCGACCTGTTTCAATTCCATTGCCAATCTGCGTCGCCGCGGCCGTCATGTGCAGGTTGGGTTGATGCTGGGTGATCACGCCCGCGCGCCGATACCCATGGATAAGGTCATCGCCTATGAGCTGGAAATTCTCGGCAGCCATGGCATGCAGGCATTCCGTTACAAGGCGCTGATGGACATGCTTGAGCACGGTAAGCTCGCCCCGCAAAAGCTTATCGGCAAGCGCATTGCCCTTGATGAAGCGCCTGCGGCATTGATGGCGATGGACCGGTTCGAAGGAACCGGCATCAGCGTCGTTACTAGCTTCTAG
- a CDS encoding complex I NDUFA9 subunit family protein, producing the protein MTITKPKLVTIFGGSGFVGRHIVRALTKRGYRVRVAVRRPDLAFHLQPLGGVGQIQAVQANLRYRWSIDRAVAGSDHVINLVGIAYESGAQRFSTVHEFGSRAVAEAARAAGIPLTHMSALGADAHSSSLYASTKGRAEAAVHETLPDAVIIRPSVVFGPEDDFFNRFAAMARISPFLPLIGGGKTKFQPVYVGDLAEVFARSVDGSLKSGQVYELGGAEVLTFRQCLEETLRVIGRKRIFIPIPWWVAKIQGTVLGMLPKPLLTKDQVVLLQKDSIVSEAAKTENRTLEGLGIQPQTIETILPSYLWRFRVQGQYSSQKPA; encoded by the coding sequence ATGACAATCACGAAGCCAAAACTTGTCACGATTTTCGGGGGCTCGGGTTTTGTCGGTCGTCACATCGTGCGGGCGCTGACCAAGCGCGGTTATCGCGTTCGTGTCGCCGTTCGCCGTCCTGACCTTGCCTTCCACCTCCAGCCTCTGGGCGGCGTCGGTCAGATTCAGGCGGTTCAGGCCAATCTGCGTTATCGCTGGTCCATCGACCGTGCCGTTGCCGGTTCCGACCACGTCATCAATCTTGTCGGTATTGCCTATGAAAGCGGCGCCCAGCGTTTCAGCACTGTGCATGAGTTCGGCTCCCGCGCCGTGGCGGAGGCTGCACGTGCGGCGGGTATTCCGCTGACACATATGTCTGCGCTTGGCGCGGATGCGCACTCCTCTTCGCTTTATGCCAGCACAAAGGGTCGTGCAGAGGCTGCCGTCCATGAAACATTGCCCGATGCAGTGATCATCCGCCCCTCCGTTGTGTTCGGACCTGAGGATGATTTCTTCAACCGGTTTGCCGCCATGGCGCGGATCTCGCCATTCCTGCCACTGATTGGCGGCGGTAAGACCAAATTCCAGCCTGTCTATGTCGGCGATCTGGCAGAGGTCTTCGCCCGTTCTGTCGACGGCTCGCTGAAATCAGGACAGGTCTATGAACTGGGCGGTGCGGAAGTGCTGACATTCCGCCAGTGCCTTGAAGAGACTCTGCGCGTCATCGGGCGCAAGCGTATCTTTATTCCAATCCCATGGTGGGTCGCCAAAATTCAGGGCACCGTGCTGGGCATGTTGCCAAAACCGCTTCTGACAAAGGATCAGGTGGTGCTGCTGCAGAAAGACTCCATCGTCTCTGAAGCGGCAAAAACCGAGAACCGCACGCTTGAAGGGCTCGGCATCCAGCCGCAGACAATCGAGACGATCCTGCCGTCCTATCTCTGGCGCTTCCGTGTGCAGGGCCAGTATTCGAGCCAGAAACCTGCCTGA
- a CDS encoding undecaprenyl-diphosphate phosphatase, which yields MESQTIVEALFLGLLEGLTEFIPVSSTGHLLLAGHFLGFESNGKTFEVLIQLGAILAILTVYFGRLLKIAKDFPSDARTRRFVAGVLLAFLPAVVIGIFAHGFIKTVLFESPMLICVMLIIGGIILLWVDRLDLKPRYTNVMDYPLSLCLKIGFIQCLAMIPGTSRSGSTIVGALLLGADKRSAAEFSFFLAMPTMAGAFAYDLYKNRDVLTFNDASLIVIGFIAAFISGVFVVRYLLDYVSRHGFALFAYWRVIVGTIGLIALILMK from the coding sequence ATGGAATCACAGACAATTGTCGAAGCCCTTTTTCTCGGATTGCTGGAAGGGTTAACAGAGTTTATACCTGTTTCCTCCACGGGCCATCTGCTGCTCGCCGGTCACTTCCTCGGCTTTGAGTCAAACGGCAAGACTTTTGAGGTTCTGATTCAACTCGGCGCCATTCTTGCCATTCTGACCGTTTATTTCGGTCGTCTTCTGAAAATTGCCAAGGATTTCCCCAGTGATGCACGCACGCGGCGCTTCGTTGCCGGTGTACTGCTCGCATTTCTGCCCGCTGTCGTGATCGGTATCTTTGCGCATGGTTTCATCAAAACAGTGCTGTTTGAATCGCCCATGCTGATCTGCGTCATGTTGATCATCGGCGGTATTATCCTGCTTTGGGTTGACCGGCTGGATCTGAAACCCCGCTATACCAATGTGATGGATTATCCGCTGTCCCTGTGTCTGAAGATCGGTTTTATCCAGTGCCTGGCCATGATCCCCGGAACATCCCGTTCAGGCTCGACCATTGTCGGCGCGCTCCTGCTTGGCGCGGACAAGCGCTCAGCCGCCGAGTTTTCGTTCTTCCTGGCCATGCCGACCATGGCGGGCGCCTTTGCCTATGATCTTTACAAGAACCGCGATGTGCTGACGTTCAATGACGCATCGCTCATCGTTATCGGCTTCATTGCCGCCTTTATCTCGGGCGTGTTTGTTGTGCGTTATCTTCTGGATTACGTCTCGCGCCATGGCTTTGCATTGTTTGCCTATTGGCGGGTGATTGTTGGTACGATTGGTCTTATCGCTCTCATCCTGATGAAGTAA
- a CDS encoding D-tagatose-bisphosphate aldolase, class II, non-catalytic subunit — MFKSLSQLASAHRNGENAGITSVCSAHPLVIRAALRRGKQHGQIVLIEATCNQVNQYGGYTGMTPVDFVVFVEAIAREEGFDRNRLIFGGDHLGPNPWRKLSADEAMAKAVTMVIDYVQAGFTKIHLDASMGCAGEPAALDDEVTAQRAAQLAKAAEQAAQNSGFALPNYIIGTEVPVPGGADHELTEVTPTSSEAARYTIAVHRARFASEGLQDAFDRVIGIVVQPGVEFGNENVVEYRPDRAIMLTKLLDSEPQFIFEAHSTDYQTVQSLSALVRDGFPILKVGPGLTFALREALYGLDLIASELDPSYGERPLAHAMERLMLEKPDHWASHYHGAKGALHVQRHYSYSDRIRYYWSEPEAVAAVNTLMAALRGRDIPETLLRQFLPALNVKPADRNNPEAILIAAIDRVLADYSAACGW, encoded by the coding sequence ATGTTCAAGTCCCTCTCCCAATTGGCCAGCGCACACCGGAACGGCGAAAATGCGGGGATCACATCCGTCTGCTCCGCCCATCCGCTTGTCATCAGGGCGGCCCTGCGGCGAGGCAAGCAGCATGGGCAGATCGTGCTCATCGAGGCGACGTGCAATCAGGTCAACCAGTATGGCGGCTATACCGGGATGACACCCGTTGATTTTGTCGTCTTCGTCGAAGCGATTGCGCGGGAAGAAGGCTTTGACCGGAACAGGCTGATTTTTGGCGGCGACCACCTCGGCCCTAATCCATGGCGCAAGCTCTCAGCCGATGAGGCAATGGCGAAAGCCGTGACCATGGTCATCGACTATGTGCAGGCGGGTTTCACCAAAATTCATCTGGATGCCAGCATGGGTTGCGCGGGAGAGCCCGCAGCGCTTGATGATGAAGTAACCGCCCAGCGCGCGGCGCAGCTTGCCAAAGCAGCTGAACAGGCAGCCCAGAACAGCGGCTTTGCCTTGCCGAATTACATTATCGGCACCGAAGTGCCTGTTCCCGGCGGCGCGGATCATGAATTGACCGAGGTCACGCCTACCAGCTCCGAGGCAGCGCGGTACACAATTGCCGTTCACCGGGCACGGTTTGCCAGCGAAGGGCTGCAGGATGCCTTTGACCGGGTTATCGGCATTGTCGTTCAGCCCGGCGTTGAATTTGGCAATGAGAATGTTGTCGAGTACAGGCCGGATCGGGCGATAATGCTGACGAAGCTGCTGGATAGCGAGCCGCAATTCATCTTCGAAGCCCATTCCACTGACTATCAGACGGTACAATCGCTTTCGGCGCTTGTGCGCGACGGATTTCCGATCCTCAAAGTCGGCCCCGGCCTGACTTTTGCGCTGCGTGAAGCGCTTTACGGGCTCGACCTGATCGCGTCAGAGCTTGATCCATCCTATGGCGAACGCCCGCTTGCCCACGCCATGGAACGCCTGATGCTGGAAAAGCCCGATCATTGGGCCTCGCACTATCATGGGGCGAAGGGTGCGCTGCATGTTCAGCGCCATTACAGCTATAGCGACCGTATTCGCTACTACTGGAGCGAACCGGAAGCGGTGGCAGCGGTTAACACCTTGATGGCTGCTCTACGTGGCCGAGACATCCCGGAAACACTGCTGCGACAATTCCTGCCTGCTCTCAATGTAAAACCGGCAGATCGCAACAATCCGGAAGCAATCCTGATTGCCGCTATTGACCGCGTGCTTGCGGATTATTCCGCCGCCTGCGGCTGGTGA
- a CDS encoding methylglyoxal synthase — MKQPFRLALIAHDQKKDDMVAFARAYEAQLAPCTIVATGTTGGLIKDACPSLQITRVKSGPLGGDQQIGALIAEGLIDGLIFFVDPLSPMPHDVDVKALMRLGIVYDIPMALNRATAEVLVQKKGLLRAD, encoded by the coding sequence ATGAAGCAGCCTTTCCGCCTCGCGCTGATCGCCCATGACCAGAAAAAGGATGACATGGTGGCTTTCGCGCGCGCCTATGAGGCCCAGCTTGCGCCCTGCACCATTGTCGCAACAGGAACAACCGGTGGTCTGATCAAGGACGCCTGCCCGTCACTGCAAATCACCCGCGTCAAAAGCGGCCCGCTTGGCGGCGACCAGCAGATTGGCGCACTGATCGCCGAGGGACTGATTGACGGGCTGATTTTCTTTGTCGATCCGCTCTCACCCATGCCGCATGATGTGGATGTGAAGGCGTTGATGCGGCTTGGCATTGTCTATGACATTCCTATGGCCTTGAACCGGGCCACCGCCGAGGTTCTTGTGCAAAAGAAGGGTTTGCTGCGCGCTGATTGA